The following is a genomic window from Amycolatopsis australiensis.
CCGGGTACCCTGCGCAACCGCCGTTCACCGATCTTCCCCTTCGACGCGGCCGCCGCGCGGGTGGTTCCCGGGGCTCAGAACTGCCCTTCGAGCTGGGCGTACAGCTGCTGGGCCAGCCGGGCGTTGTCGGCCGGGGCGTAGGTGATCCAGCGCTGGCCGTCCGCCGCCGCGCGGGAGGACATCAGCCAGCGGCCCGACGGGGTGTCGAACCAGGCCAGTGGCGGGAACGTGCCGCCGCGGGTCTGGGCCGTGAACTGGCCGATGCGCTTCTTCGGCTCCTGGAAGACGCGCTCGATCATGCGGACCTGGGGGCCGGCGCCACCGCTGTTCGACCGCGGGCCCGACACACCGGCGAACGGGTCGTACGCGTCGTCGCGGCGCTGGTGGCGGGGCTGTTCCACCGGCCGCGAGATGGTGACCGACTGGCCGGGCGCCGCCGGGGTGAGCGGGAGCAGGTCGACGATCGCCGGGACGATCCCCGTCGGGCGGACCTCCTCGAAGACGATCAGGTTCTCGTCCTGCCGGGCGAGCACCGCGAACTGGCCGTCGGAGGTGACGCGGGCGAACAGGTGCCGGTCACCCAGCTCGGCGGCCGCGTTGATCGTCACGCTGCCGCGGACGAACGTGGTCAGCGCCAGCTCGGCATCGGCGTCCAGGCGGCCGCGGCTCCACAGGCCCCGGCCGGTCAGGTCGCGGACGACCGCGTCGCGGATCATCGAGCGCTGCTCGACGGTGGTGCCGACGTGCGGCACCTCGAACGGCGTCGGCGCGCGGCCGAATCCCAGCTGTTCGAGCAGGATGTCCACCGCCGCCAGCGACAGCGAGAACGAATGAGGCATCGCTTCCATCCCCCCGCGGGTTCTTCCGGCCTTCGCCGAAAACGGTAGTCCACCGGCTCCGCCCTCAGCGAACCCGCTTGCCCCGGCAAGATCGCCGCTGGTCCGATGGACGCATGGCCGACCCGAAACCCGCACTCGTGCTGCACCTCGCCACCGGCGGGGAGCCGCTGCTGTTCGCACTGACGACCGAAGAAGCCGGCAAGCTGGCGGGCAGGCTCGCCCAGCTGGTGAAGGCAGGCGCGGTCGAGACGGTGACCACCAAGGACGACTCGGTGGTCGCGATCAACTTCGCCCACGTGGCCGCCGCGTACATCGACGACCTCACCCGCAAGAGCAAGGTCTTCGGTCTGCACGCCTGACACGCCGAAGGCCGCCTCACCGAAGTGAGACGGCCTTCGCTGCGTGAGACTTCAGAGCTTGTACAGGCGCTTCCAGTTCTCGCGCGAGGTCAGCTCCGGCATGGCGCGCTTGTACTGCTCCTGCACCGCCGCGCCTTCCTTGCGCAGCCGCTGGATCACCTTCGCACCCTGCTTGGCGAGGGCGAACATCTTCGCCCGGTCGTAGGAGCGGACGCGGACGCCTTCCTGGTTCGCGTCCGTGACCACCGCCGTGTCGAACAGGGCGATGTGCCACCAGTTCGCCTCGTCGATCGGGACCGCGCCGAGGCCGAAGCGGCTGCGGCCGAGCACCCGGTCGATGATCCGCTTGAGCAGCACCAGGCGCTGCAGGCTGGGCCGCGGCGCGCTGTTGATGATGCCGATGTCGTTGGACGCGATGCCCGGGACGTCGGTCGCCTTGTGGCGCTTGGTCTCCGGGTACGCGTCGCGGATGCGGCGGATCTCCTGCATCGCCGCGACCCCGCCGTCACGCAGGATCTCCGGGCCCTCCAGGAAGTCCTCGACGGCCTTGATCAGCGTCGCGGACAGGCCGTACTGCATGCCGAGCAGGTAGCGGACCAGCTGCGCGAGCAGCACCCGCGAGAGGAGGTTGAGGTTGAACGGCGAGTGCAGCGCCGCGGTGATGATCGAGTTGCGCAGGTTGAAGTACCGGTGCCACTCGTCCCAGTCCTTCATGTGGAAGTCCGCGTGCCACACGCCCGCGCCCGGCAGCGTCACGGTCGGGAAGCCGTGCGCGCGGGCCCGGTAGGAGTACTCCGCGTCGTCCCACTGGAAGAAGAACGGCAGCGGGTAGCCCGTCGCCTGGACGACCTCGTAGGGGATCAGGCACGACCACCAGCCGTTGTAGCCGGCGTCGAGACGCCGCTCCTGGCGGTTCGGCTTCAGCGTCTCCTCGTCGACGCCCAGCAGGTCCGCGGTCGACAGCGAGTGCTCGACCGGCTGGCCGGGCTCGAGGGTGTTGAGCCGGGCGTACTCGGCGCCGA
Proteins encoded in this region:
- a CDS encoding ESX secretion-associated protein EspG, whose amino-acid sequence is MPHSFSLSLAAVDILLEQLGFGRAPTPFEVPHVGTTVEQRSMIRDAVVRDLTGRGLWSRGRLDADAELALTTFVRGSVTINAAAELGDRHLFARVTSDGQFAVLARQDENLIVFEEVRPTGIVPAIVDLLPLTPAAPGQSVTISRPVEQPRHQRRDDAYDPFAGVSGPRSNSGGAGPQVRMIERVFQEPKKRIGQFTAQTRGGTFPPLAWFDTPSGRWLMSSRAAADGQRWITYAPADNARLAQQLYAQLEGQF
- a CDS encoding glycosyltransferase, which produces MPGKTATPAPTTEAGAAAETRFTEHTPQGRLTAQRGLYAGPAPIVSKDLYAELEWGAAVRERASITLEPATKVSGNTYFGRFPASYWQRWTTVTEVSVEAVVTGTGQLSMGASDVEGEPRVVAAELVKDAKQAKVTLTGKLDKFYDGGALWLDLETEGGQTLRVEQVRWTVEAPEKIRPTAVTICTMNRADDCLKNLQALAADVSSLDTLDAIYVADQGTDLVESRDGFEQVAKDLADKLHYIKQPNLGGAGGFTRGLYEVAGHTATEHANVLFMDDDVLLEPDLVIRMTAFSNRAANPIIVGGQMLNLFHPNQLHVGAEYARLNTLEPGQPVEHSLSTADLLGVDEETLKPNRQERRLDAGYNGWWSCLIPYEVVQATGYPLPFFFQWDDAEYSYRARAHGFPTVTLPGAGVWHADFHMKDWDEWHRYFNLRNSIITAALHSPFNLNLLSRVLLAQLVRYLLGMQYGLSATLIKAVEDFLEGPEILRDGGVAAMQEIRRIRDAYPETKRHKATDVPGIASNDIGIINSAPRPSLQRLVLLKRIIDRVLGRSRFGLGAVPIDEANWWHIALFDTAVVTDANQEGVRVRSYDRAKMFALAKQGAKVIQRLRKEGAAVQEQYKRAMPELTSRENWKRLYKL